The Silurus meridionalis isolate SWU-2019-XX chromosome 18, ASM1480568v1, whole genome shotgun sequence genome includes the window ATTCAATTCTCAGAGTTACAGTTCAGTCAAGGGTTTTggataaaacataaaaaaaagagaaaataatacaGAAAACCACACTTCCTGATTCCAGCCACAAATGGATTCCACAAAATCTTACACAAAACAAGAGATGAATTTATTCAACAAAAGACAGTTTGTGCTATGAGCTAACTAAGAAGAGAAGTTGAAAAAAGCACCAGAAAAAAAGATCACATCTTCCTGACTACAGAAAACATaatcccataaaaaaaaaatagtactcTTTTTCTTACAGGACTTCCTCACTACAATGAACAGTCACCTCTGTGGCTAGTTCAAGGTCGAAGGAATGTTGAATTCTAGCACAGACCAGGGTATTGTAGTTTggactagggttagggttagagaaGCTGTggaacacacacagcactgtgtAAGGAGTATAAAATATTCAGCATCTTCAAGGTCTTTCCAGACAATAGATTTACATTACATATAGAGACTCAGTTATTCTTCTCAGTTACAGCTTCCCTATAAGAGTGCAGATCATCTTAAACTAGCATTTTGCAGAAATTTGAgccaaaaaacaaaagtgttttaaatgcTTGTAACAATATTGTGTTAAAATAGAactagtgtatttatatatttagtctAAAAATATGACAAATCTGGCATGTCAttcatttttgctcattttaataAGGGCCGTAATTTATTCTCGAGTTGACTTAATGCAGACTTTTAAAATTCGTGACTAATGTGCCATAAATGCAGAAGTGTGATATAGAAAACCCTGCAATTAGCTCCAGTATCTACAGTGATGCAAAAAGTCATCTGACAAAAGGAGAAATGAAACTAAAAGCTGTGTTCTGTCATAGGATTTTAATCCTTGTGTCTGCCCTGTGCTTCATGACTTATTCCCAGGATCACCTGTGTTCAGAATGAACTACTTGTCAGGCAAGTAGAAGAAAAGATTCTTATTACTTACCTTACCTTCTTAATAACTTTCTTATTACCACCATTGTCATTGCATgcgtgtgaaaaaaaaaagctaatttgaGTGTGAgacaataatttattttatattaatgactGTCATCCTCCCAGTCCAATACTGTAACATACTCCTGTGAGGGTTCGAGCCAAAGCAGATTTTCTTTAAGCCTCTTGGGGCAGTGTGCATGTAtgagtgtgcatatgtgtgtgtgtgtcaaaaatTTAAATCATCCTCTTGACATTCAGGAGAAAGGCAGAATCAACAAAAGCAGACTCATTGAGCCACTGTGCCGCAAGGCTCCCACTGGAGTCGcagtgagagagacacacagagacatcaAAGACTGGGTTGGAGAATAGATGGCCTAATCCAAGAGATCAGCACTGTCCCCATTCAAGCAGCcaaaaaatacagagaaaagGTAGGATAATGGAGAGACACACCACTGCTATTACACACGCATGATAATCACAAAATAAGAAGAGCATAATGACCAGATGTACAGATGATTTCAGAAAATGATcgtccctttaaaaaaaaaaacttattaatAAAGGGTGAATGAAAAACCATGATTATATTACATGAGAACATTTTtcttcaattaaattcaatgtaatttatttttattgtgaaataacAATGGCAACACATCAACCACTGAACAAGGAAGCAGGTGACATTTCAAGAGGGACACCATAAAACAAGCAGAAGAGCACATGCAGGGGAAAAATTGACTGAATTTTATGCTTGGATTCCACTAAAAAGGGCACAGAGAGGAGGTTAAATGCAGAGCTCCACAACCTCTTGGTGGGAAGGCCAAAAGCCCCCACTGCTTTGCTCTGGAGCTGCCAAGTAAGATCAGAGGGAAACCTGCTGTgccgacatcacacaacacaactctCGAGCACAATGGAAAATATGCTTCAGATTAAAGTTGGTCAAATTAGAAAGGGGGAATTAAAAAGCAAGGGTGGAGATGAAACAAATcgaaagcgaaaaaaaaaagcaacataaaAGTGAATCCAGATTTGTGCTGGACAAACCCTGCAGACAGACTGAGCTACCTTAGGGTGTGTTCATAaggacaaagaaaatgaaaataaaagttttttggaATACAGCAGTGAGCTGATTTTGAATTGATTGAGCCATTAAAGATTGTGCTGGAGGGAGGCTAAGGAGTGTTAGTGAATAATATACAGATTATCTGCCAAAGACATTAGTCACAAAAGTCACTAAATCCCTGGAAGCCCATTTATACCAGCTGGGTTAATCCCTTAAAAAATGCAAGCGAAGGTATTAGCATTCTTGTTGTCCTATCTGCTGTTAACAGTAGCTTAGTTAGTTTCAAATTAGACCACCAAGAGTTATAAGAAAAATACAGCCAGAGGTATGAACATGCAAAGTATGGGTTGAATACATTTCAGCTCAGACTGCAGATTCACTGAGCCTAGAGGTGACAGTCCTGTCAGTGATGTACAGAATGAAATGACCATGAAGTTATTGTTTACACCAACAGTGACTGAAAAGGAGCACAAGAAAGACTATAAGACAGAAATAGAATAGCAGGTGTGAAAACTTGTATTGAAAACGTTCTTGATATATCTCCCCCCCCCCCTAAAATGCCTTTGttgaagaataaaataatattaattccaAACTGAAGTTTGTAAAAATAAGAATTCCAAATCTTTTTAGCTCATTCATTGGGATGTTACTTGTAAACCTCTATGATGGTTAAAGGCTCCTTtatatgtttccacacagaagATTTTATAAGAAAAGGTTTGTATTGTGTCATGTCCAAGACAAAGAAATTAAACATTCAGTAACATTTCAGAAATAAGTACTATTAAGTAAAGTACTATTAAGAGAGTGGCAGCCCAGTGGTTACTAATCGGAAACTCGAGGAACCTTCTGTGCTTCAGGGGCGCTATATCATGGCTGCccctgacctctgacctccGCTTAAGAtatacaaagaaagaatttcactataatgtatatgtgagaagtaaaaaaaaaaaaaaacatttaagtgtATTGTATTGCTCTGATGTATAAAGATAAGAATGTGTATTGAACACAATGTTTTGCAAGAACATGGACAACAGTGTGGTCTGTACTATCTAAGcaagtgtgtaatggtgtgggatGCAAGGTTATACTGTGGAAATGaacactagtgtgtgtgtgctggcctTGTGCACATTAGCTGGAGTGAACGTGTAAGTACACAGGatgctctctcgctctctttctttcttccacaaTGTGCTGCCACTTGAGAGACAAAACCACGAAGATCAAAGCCTTACTCTCATCCCACAAGAATTTCTAAGTGCCCCATCCTCCTCAAAAACACCATCCAGCCTGGAATTTTAAGTGGATTTTATCTTTTAGGAACCTCCAGAAAAGGGTTTTGAGTAGAACGGATGTCTCATTGTGACCCTTTAAACAAACAAGGACCACACTCAGACTTAGGAGTTCTCTCTTTCCcgttcacacagacacaccattTTAAACAGACAGTCTGATTTGTTCTGTCTCTCCAATAGAAGAAGGTAAGTAGTCATACACAAGACTGTTCTTTAGTGCAGGGAATGTGCACACGCCTTCCTGAAATGACACTAATATGATCAGGAAATACTTTTACACATACCGTGGCTTGAAATGTGTTATATTTGGGGTGGTTACGCCCCCGTGTGGACAAAACGGAAGTGAATCAAGTAATTAGCATTTTGCATTTTCCACCCAAAGCTAAGTATGGCTAAGACTTGTGTCCTAATAAAAGCACTGCTTTTATCAGTGGGATTAGGAATTAGTGAAGCCCACTACAAAGCCCTGgagtaaaaatacattttcaatatacaatttattcaaaatacaaattattcTAGGTAGAAATGAGCATAAAGAGAAATGAGTGGCTCCAACTTGGTATTCTCAGGAACATGGCAATGACTgaccattaaaaaataatatataattaatatatatatttaattataagtTTAAAGTTAAGTTCAAATTTGCATTTATGGTTCAGAAACATCAGAATCCCTATCAAATCCATTGCAAAAAGATATGTACAGAGCAATCAGATGATGATAATGGAATAAGATTGCTCACAAAATAAGCTCGGGGCAAATCAAGGAAATTTGTGGATGGAATTTGCTTTCTGAATTCACTTTCTAattcataaatacatttcatttataaacAGACAACTGGACTGAGTTACAGgaatattgtgtaaaaaataataataaaatgaagtcGTGTAGTAAATGTGGATGAGGGGCATAACacttgtatttatatattaaaaaaatccaacaagtaacaacaaaaaaaaaaaatgcaaaaaaaaaaatttatatttgttatatgtaaattacaatacagtgaaattctttcttcgcaatATTAATAACATTCATTCCTTGTCCAATTTcatgtttatcattttattactactattacttttattataactttttttttaattacttttctgGACAAATGTAGTGTGCCTATCTTGTGTATGCATTTTATGCCATCTCATGAATTTATCCATTAATCCATAAATACCAAAAACCAAACTacctattaatattataaacagaaTATTGAAAATGACCTATTATCAAATGTTATCTGTAACAAAGTCTGCAGTGATGATGAAGCTCTAACGCATGCGAATGGACCCAAAACAGAAAGTCGAGTTGTCCCACTGTGTGCTGGTTACGCAGTGAGGCTCATTGTTTGTGCAACTGTGTAATAACTTGCAAATAATCTTTCACTCTTTCTGGTTAgacaaaaatgcattaaaaaaaaaccctacataCCATACATCATTTTAACAGCAACCTTTTTGTACAGCattgtgaaataaatgtgaagGACATGGCgagttaaatatttaatacatcatATATCATCAGACTTTTAATCCCCACAGATGAAAATACACTGACACATCAAATTAATAACATGCTTCACCACTAAACTACAATTTCCCCAATATTGCACATATAGGCATGTTAATAATTTGGAAATAATTGGTAGGTAAACATTACGTTATATTCACAATAGGAGAATTTCaaatacatcatatacatatatgtgagACTTCACAGTGAACAGAGAAACAAGTTCAAAATGAACTCACTGATCCGTCTCTGTCTAAAGACACACTGTAGAGATCTGAATCATTCACAcggttttaatattttttaaatgatatttaaaaattaaataataattatttcttaATTCGGTGTCTATAAAGCAGCAGCATTTCAAGGATGGAGTTTTCCTAAACCTTCTTAGTGCTGCATATCATCCTAAACATGATTTGAAACATTTCTTCTGGGACATCACCAGGCCCTTTTTAACACTCTGCTGCTCCACAGGACATCTACAATAATAATCTTCTGCAGATCAACAATTAGCAGCTGTACAGAGGAACACTTTCAGTTCAATTCTGTCACAGACAATTTCTAACTGGTCAGGATACTGGTCAGGTTTGATTCATTCAGACAGAAATGATTCAAAGCCGCCTCGTTCGTTATAAGCACACTGAAtcagaaaatatacacaatCACACGGCCTTCAGTGAATCGGTGACGTTAAAAGTGACATTTCTGTTCCTGCCTTAACGTAAAACgtcaaaaaaaactaaacacataaAAGACCTGAACCTTTGATCACAGATGGTCTGTAGATCTGTCAATCATGATCTGAAGGGAGATTAAAGTGTGAGCAAATCATTGTGTGTTTCAGGAAATCAGGAAAGAGAATGTGGGGAATGGATGTGTTTATGTTTTCTAGCGTCATAACAATATTGCATCTTTAAATTAAGCGTAAAAGAATGTGTTTGTcttcatgacaaaaaaaaaaaaagaaaattctaaaTAATTTCCATTTTTAAAGTGATTAGATATTTGAGCATATCACTGAATCTGTTATTATGCAATACCAAAtgatatactatattatactatagtCACTAATCATTATGTAAACTATTTTCTTCAAAAACTGGCgtaatttaatttgtaaatgaTGATGACAGTGACAGAATTGGTATAAATCAATTTAGCTTATTTacatcaatttaaaaataaaacatttttatttactgctGTCTGTCCCTGAATTTAATTATGATGATAATCGATAATCAATTCAGAACTGTTGTCTTGATTCTTTTGATTCATTGCCTTTTTAAATCGATTCAGCAATCCAAGCTATCCTGTGGCCACACCCCTTTTAAACAGAATGATCAACTAAAAATATACAGAGGTTGTAAGATATTACACAGGGTGCcagtttattaggtacacctacCCACATGCATACTTTTGGTCATTCTGATGTACAATTACAGACAACACTGTCTTGTTGTGGTCCTCCTACATTGCACTGGGTACAGCAAGGACAGAATGAACTGGGTGtagcacacacactgtatactgCTTAATCATTATCTCTAGTAAAGCATTAGTATGACTCTTCATTGTAGATCTATTTTTAGATCTAAGTTCAttcctaacaaaaaaaaaaaagtttctttcgctctcattctctcagacatatcaatataatttttttttatgctatccCTAATATACAGAAATAGTAAGGAAGGTGTGCCTAATAAACTGTCTGTggtcttttttaattaaaaaaaaacaaaaaaacaataaattaacaTGTATGTTCTTTTTAAGGACATCGCAAACAGCAAATCACCTGCACCAGCTTACAGAAGAAAGAGCATGCAGATTCTCCTCTCAGTTCTTCTTCATGGAGTCGAGGATGCGCAGGATGTGGAGGAAGAGGTTGACTATGTCCAGGTAGAGGTTGATGGAGGCCAGTATGTGCTCCTCGGGTGACAGCTTGCGCATCAGAATGTGCGTGTCGTAGATGATGAAGCCGCAGAAGAGCAGTGCGCCGGCGCCGGCACACACCATCTCCAGCGTGTCGTTGTAGAAGAAAATCTAGTGTACAACGGGAGACATAACGTCAGTGAAAAACAGGATTACAGTcgctgaaagaaaagaaatcatgaATGATAATCGTGAAGCTCACCCTCATTAAACTGGCAATAATTAGAATCCACAGGCCGGCAAACAGCCTAAAAACGGAACAGATAGAGATCAGTATAAATATCTGTCCCGTACATACAGTGACAAATGTGAgctgtagagagagagagaactaccCAGCTCCGAGCTTGCTGAAGTCCCGTTTGGACTGGAGTGTGTAAGCAGTCAGGCCAACGAAGACAGCAGATGTGAGCACGAAGGCCTGGAACACCACCGAGTATTCATAAAACGTCACTGAAAAAAAC containing:
- the tmbim4 gene encoding protein lifeguard 4; protein product: MNQEKYPRSSIEDDFNYGTNVATASVHIRMDFLRKVYTILSIQIILTTALSALFMFCEPIKNFVHSCPLLVLLSAVGSLFLIIALAIYRHQHPVNLYLLLGFTVLEAVSVGTTVTFYEYSVVFQAFVLTSAVFVGLTAYTLQSKRDFSKLGAGLFAGLWILIIASLMRIFFYNDTLEMVCAGAGALLFCGFIIYDTHILMRKLSPEEHILASINLYLDIVNLFLHILRILDSMKKN